The sequence CGGCAATGCCAAATCCCGGAATAACGAATATCTCAACTCCGAGGAGAATCAGTCCCGTGATAAAAATCAGGATTTCCCAGTTTTTGGCAAGCCCTTCCAGGTAGAGGGGAGCAAAATAAAGCAGTGCAGCCATTATCGCAACTGCCAGCGGGAAACCAATTCCGGGAGTCTGGAGTTCGAAGTAAATGCCTCCGATGATCAACATAATAAGAATGCCATGAACGAAAGGATTCAGCAGGAAATTAATGATTTTGTCTATAGCACCTGGTTGATATTCAGCCAACTGGTAGTTTTCAATGCCTTCTATCCGCAACAGATCGGGAATGCTTTCTGCAATGCCGTCGCAATACCCATATTTTACAGCTTCTTCGGTGGTGAAGGTGAGGATTTTTCCGGTATCTTTAATGCCAGGCAGGCTGACGTCTTCGTCAACCATGGCTTCAGCTATCCGCGGATCCCTTTTCCAGGAAACGGTTGTATCTGAGCCGCTTATCACCGTATCTTTCCCGTGGGCTTCGGCTGTGGCCCGCATCAGGGAACGCATGAACGACTGGTATTTGTCGGGCATTTTTTCCCCTGTCTGATTCACCACTGTGGCGGCCCCTATGCTGCTTCCCTTTCGCATGTAGATTTTTTTTGCTGCAATGGAGATCAGCGCACCGGCCGAGGCGGCATTATTGTCAATGAACACATAAACGGGAATGACTGAGTTCAGTATTTTTGTACGGATTGAATCAGCAACATCGAGCATTCCGCCGTAAGTGTTCAGATGAATTACAATCAAATCCGCTTTCATAGCCTCTGCCTCTGTAAAGGCTTTCTGGATGGTGCGCCATGCCGCAGGGAAAATTTCCTGTTTCAGGGGAATTACATAAATCTTTGTTTTCTGCTGCAGGGTATCATCCTGAAGTGAAGTCCAGGAAGGGAACAATAAACATAATACCAGAAAAAGAAAAACCTGTTTCTTGGTTTTTGTTTTCATCATAATCTAATTGATTTTCAATGGCATGATGGAACCCACATGCTCGTCATTTTATTACCGCTGTGTTTGTTTTTGTAAAACATGTGGATTTCATCGTTTTTGGGCTAAAGGACAAAAATAGGATAATTCCGTGAGTATATGGTGAAAGAATCGCTATAATGAGCGGAGCATATCAAGAAACATTTTGATGGCGGCCATCTTCGCATTGTCAAGAGGATAGCTCAGATTGTTTATCAGATAGTTTTCCAGATTAATTGCTGCATGAAGCTTCGGGTCATGAACGGAAGCGGCAGCCTCTGGAATATGCAGGATTCCATAGCGAAGGGCGGAATTGAATTTTTGTACAAATAGGGGATCAACCGGAGTATTGGCGGCCCATACCGCAAAAACAAACGGCAAGGAAGTAAATTCCTTCCACACGGCTGCCAGATCA comes from Bacteroidales bacterium and encodes:
- a CDS encoding nodulation protein NfeD yields the protein MKTKTKKQVFLFLVLCLLFPSWTSLQDDTLQQKTKIYVIPLKQEIFPAAWRTIQKAFTEAEAMKADLIVIHLNTYGGMLDVADSIRTKILNSVIPVYVFIDNNAASAGALISIAAKKIYMRKGSSIGAATVVNQTGEKMPDKYQSFMRSLMRATAEAHGKDTVISGSDTTVSWKRDPRIAEAMVDEDVSLPGIKDTGKILTFTTEEAVKYGYCDGIAESIPDLLRIEGIENYQLAEYQPGAIDKIINFLLNPFVHGILIMLIIGGIYFELQTPGIGFPLAVAIMAALLYFAPLYLEGLAKNWEILIFITGLILLGVEIFVIPGFGIAGFSGIALIIAGLTLSMIDNTNFQLSSPKGLQEVMKALFIVITSIAIAFGLSIYLSKKIFTGNTFGELALKTVQNTHEGYIGIDAELQNLVGQSGYAHTILRPSGKIRLGEEIYDATSLIGYIEKGERVKIVKFQAGQLYVVREEPGA